In one Cloacibacillus porcorum genomic region, the following are encoded:
- a CDS encoding 4Fe-4S dicluster domain-containing protein: MSVEIIYDKCLNCGACYKHCPNDVIGWDGDKKRPVVAYQDECSHCGVCALECRHGAIRHTIPLACYDDITTMAPSVNQPEEFNWQKWL, from the coding sequence ATGAGCGTGGAGATCATCTATGATAAGTGTCTGAACTGCGGAGCCTGCTATAAGCACTGTCCGAACGACGTGATAGGCTGGGACGGCGATAAAAAAAGGCCGGTCGTCGCCTACCAGGACGAATGCAGCCACTGCGGCGTCTGCGCGTTGGAATGCCGCCACGGAGCCATCCGTCATACGATACCGCTGGCCTGTTATGACGATATTACGACAATGGCTCCATCCGTAAACCAACCGGAAGAGTTCAACTGGCAAAAATGGCTTTGA
- a CDS encoding FAD-dependent oxidoreductase, translating to MKIVQTEILVIGGGIAGCFAAIRASKMGKSVALLDKATLRRGGSVGPGMDHVSIGVHPESISYEEAREYAASAKKDLVDPNVTLAVDVHAYERVKDLEEFGVPLREDDGSYFIWRIPERHFCCISYRGVDTKVKLGKAVEKTTTKIFERTMGVELIKEGGRVIGAVGLNTRSGELTAFIAKATILCTGETTRQYIAPDGPFNTYFSPTNTGDAETMAYRAGAKMVNMEFLYWDYVTVRAGGGIVGVKPFDKMGKLINRNGEVLLNTPEESIMRCFIMQKEIIEGCSPLYWDLRDVPEDALKMYEREMSNEYPITKQWFKQRNLDIRKNLIPMKLDPCCVMGGPLVDERLRTSVPGLYAAGATTAFARAIVGASVTGDIAAEEASAYASAIGQPEAPEAYLRQLEEEICAPLARREGINPKELELAVRELVTNDVGYFKSENMMEYALGKLLDYRRDFTDKLTAASPHELMRCCEAKSIIDYAEMHIRASMYRKETRFRHLANYVHYRTDYPDTDPAWEKWVVIERDDDGEMTIGTCEVPELKEA from the coding sequence ATGAAAATAGTACAGACTGAGATACTGGTCATTGGCGGCGGCATCGCCGGATGTTTCGCCGCAATAAGGGCCAGTAAGATGGGAAAGAGCGTGGCCCTTCTTGATAAGGCGACGCTGCGGCGCGGCGGGAGCGTCGGTCCCGGAATGGACCATGTGTCTATCGGAGTCCATCCCGAATCGATAAGTTATGAGGAGGCCAGAGAATACGCGGCGTCCGCGAAGAAGGATCTGGTGGACCCCAATGTGACTTTGGCGGTCGACGTACACGCCTATGAGCGCGTGAAGGATCTGGAGGAGTTCGGCGTCCCCCTCAGGGAGGACGACGGAAGTTATTTTATCTGGCGTATCCCGGAACGCCATTTCTGCTGTATTTCATACAGAGGGGTGGACACCAAGGTCAAGCTGGGAAAGGCCGTTGAAAAAACAACGACAAAGATTTTTGAAAGGACTATGGGCGTCGAGCTGATCAAGGAGGGCGGCCGCGTGATCGGCGCGGTGGGGCTTAACACGAGAAGCGGCGAGCTCACGGCCTTTATCGCCAAGGCGACGATACTCTGCACCGGAGAGACGACCAGGCAGTATATCGCGCCGGACGGCCCCTTCAATACCTATTTTTCACCGACTAATACCGGCGACGCGGAGACGATGGCCTATCGTGCCGGGGCGAAGATGGTCAACATGGAGTTCCTTTACTGGGATTATGTCACCGTCAGGGCCGGCGGCGGCATCGTCGGGGTCAAGCCGTTCGATAAAATGGGCAAGCTCATCAACCGCAACGGGGAGGTCCTGCTGAACACCCCGGAGGAGAGCATCATGCGCTGCTTCATTATGCAGAAGGAGATCATCGAAGGCTGCAGCCCGCTTTACTGGGATTTAAGGGACGTACCCGAAGATGCCTTGAAGATGTATGAGAGGGAGATGTCGAACGAATATCCCATCACAAAGCAATGGTTTAAGCAGCGGAATCTTGATATAAGAAAGAACCTTATACCGATGAAGCTGGACCCCTGCTGCGTCATGGGAGGGCCGCTCGTTGACGAAAGGCTGAGGACCTCCGTTCCCGGACTCTACGCCGCTGGAGCTACGACCGCTTTCGCGCGGGCGATTGTCGGAGCGAGCGTCACCGGGGATATCGCGGCGGAGGAGGCGTCGGCCTATGCCTCCGCTATCGGGCAGCCCGAGGCGCCTGAGGCGTATCTGCGTCAACTTGAGGAAGAGATATGCGCGCCCCTGGCCAGAAGAGAGGGCATCAATCCCAAAGAGCTGGAACTGGCCGTGCGTGAGCTCGTCACAAACGACGTCGGTTATTTCAAGAGCGAGAACATGATGGAATATGCGCTGGGAAAGCTTTTGGATTACAGAAGGGACTTTACGGATAAGCTGACTGCGGCCAGCCCTCACGAACTGATGCGCTGCTGTGAGGCCAAAAGCATCATCGATTACGCGGAGATGCATATCAGGGCTTCTATGTACCGAAAGGAGACCCGCTTCCGCCACCTGGCAAATTATGTGCACTATCGCACGGATTACCCCGACACCGACCCCGCGTGGGAGAAGTGGGTGGTCATCGAGAGGGACGACGACGGCGAGATGACGATCGGTACCTGCGAGGTGCCGGAGTTAAAGGAGGCGTAA
- a CDS encoding LysR family transcriptional regulator, which produces MDIKQLKRFLDLYETGSFTKTAENLFLSQQALSSSIITLERELGRALFERTPNGIVPTAAGDILRDLSIPLVRNFDEMTLELGARFDRIREPLFLGLAPGVLQACSPDMLFRFREANRDIELKGIESSDTACVENVLNGTADIALCPRPHDITDMEYIPVGEEKIYAVVNRESPLAGRGSVSVADLRNEKLVSLNKYYEVYHKLVECCRRHGLTPEFIVESGESGILLSMVKMNMCVFVCMEYITRDMDMEHCLKIPLADEDMVWKYGLVRRRGRPLSRATDRFIDFIVHHTSRN; this is translated from the coding sequence ATGGATATAAAACAACTGAAACGTTTTTTGGATTTGTATGAAACGGGAAGTTTTACAAAAACGGCGGAAAATCTTTTCCTCTCCCAGCAGGCCTTGAGCAGCTCCATCATCACGCTGGAAAGGGAGTTGGGGCGCGCTCTCTTTGAGCGCACGCCCAACGGCATCGTGCCTACGGCGGCGGGAGATATTCTGCGCGACCTGTCTATCCCTCTGGTGAGGAATTTTGACGAAATGACGCTGGAACTAGGCGCCCGGTTCGATAGGATCAGGGAACCGCTTTTTCTGGGGCTGGCGCCTGGCGTTCTACAGGCCTGTTCGCCCGACATGCTCTTCCGGTTCCGCGAGGCAAACCGGGATATCGAGTTAAAAGGCATAGAAAGCTCCGATACCGCCTGCGTTGAGAACGTCTTGAACGGCACGGCCGACATTGCGCTCTGCCCCCGCCCCCATGATATTACTGATATGGAATATATTCCCGTCGGTGAGGAAAAAATTTATGCCGTGGTCAACAGGGAAAGTCCGCTGGCAGGCAGAGGGTCGGTTAGCGTTGCTGATTTAAGAAACGAAAAGCTCGTCTCTCTTAACAAGTATTATGAGGTATATCATAAGCTCGTGGAGTGCTGCCGCCGTCACGGGTTAACGCCTGAATTTATCGTCGAAAGCGGTGAAAGCGGGATATTGCTGAGCATGGTAAAGATGAACATGTGTGTCTTCGTCTGTATGGAATATATCACGCGGGATATGGATATGGAGCACTGCCTCAAGATACCGCTCGCGGACGAAGATATGGTGTGGAAATATGGACTGGTCCGCCGGAGGGGCAGGCCTTTAAGTCGCGCCACTGACAGATTTATCGATTTTATCGTACATCATACCTCACGAAACTGA
- a CDS encoding YeiH family protein yields the protein MDFVRKNGYGIMLCFAIAAPAWFLGKMFPIVGGAVIAILAGMLLTIFLKDKSKVDSGIKFTSKKVLQWAVILLGFGMDLNVVLQTGRQSLPIIICTISVSLLVAYALHKTMRIPSKISMLIGVGSSICGGSAIAATAPVIDADEEEVAQAISVIFFFNVVAALVFPALGQMIGFNIASGEPFGIFAGTAVNDTSSVTATAATWDSMWNLGSATLDKAVTVKLTRTLAIIPITLILATTYARKEKEGYGGKVDMKQIFPFFILFFIAASVITTVAVSYGVSASTFGPVKELSKFFIILAMAAIGLNTNIVKLIKNGGKPILLGASCWAGITGVCLVLQSALELM from the coding sequence ATGGACTTTGTGAGAAAGAATGGATACGGAATTATGCTTTGCTTTGCGATCGCCGCTCCGGCCTGGTTTCTGGGAAAGATGTTTCCCATCGTCGGAGGCGCGGTCATCGCTATTTTGGCGGGGATGCTGCTGACGATATTTTTGAAGGATAAGTCAAAGGTCGATTCCGGCATCAAATTTACCTCCAAGAAGGTGCTGCAGTGGGCCGTAATCCTGCTGGGGTTCGGAATGGACCTCAACGTCGTGTTACAGACTGGCAGGCAGTCGCTCCCGATCATTATCTGCACGATATCGGTCTCCCTGCTGGTCGCTTACGCGCTGCATAAGACGATGCGCATTCCCTCGAAGATATCGATGCTGATCGGCGTCGGTTCCTCCATCTGCGGCGGCTCCGCGATCGCCGCCACGGCGCCTGTGATCGACGCCGACGAGGAGGAGGTCGCGCAGGCGATCTCAGTAATTTTCTTCTTTAACGTGGTGGCCGCGCTCGTATTCCCGGCACTTGGTCAGATGATCGGCTTTAACATCGCTTCGGGAGAGCCTTTCGGCATCTTCGCGGGTACCGCGGTCAACGATACATCTTCGGTGACGGCCACGGCCGCGACATGGGACAGTATGTGGAATCTCGGCTCGGCTACGCTGGATAAAGCCGTGACGGTAAAGCTGACGAGAACCTTAGCCATCATCCCCATCACTTTGATTTTAGCCACTACGTATGCGCGCAAGGAAAAGGAGGGCTACGGCGGCAAAGTTGACATGAAACAGATATTCCCGTTTTTTATCCTCTTCTTCATCGCCGCCTCCGTCATAACGACCGTGGCCGTAAGCTATGGCGTTTCGGCCTCCACGTTCGGCCCCGTAAAGGAGCTGAGTAAGTTCTTTATCATCCTTGCGATGGCGGCCATCGGCCTGAATACGAATATCGTCAAACTTATAAAGAACGGCGGCAAGCCTATCCTTCTGGGAGCCTCCTGCTGGGCGGGAATCACCGGGGTCTGTCTGGTCCTGCAGTCGGCGCTGGAGCTTATGTAA
- a CDS encoding LysR family transcriptional regulator: MLDFRIKTFLSVCKYMNLTYAAEELHITQPAVSQQIRYLEKLYGVRLLVREGKKIKLTPAGEVLLSTMTLLRNDENAMIKRMRQYNEKKKALIFGVTLTIGEYVIVSPLAQYLKKHPETDIHIKYGNTSLLLEHLRGGEIDFALVEGYFKSHDYDTLHYRTEKYIPVCAAGHRFIKDVKTLSDLLPERLLVREQGSGTRDILEKNLETRNLSIPDFSHLVEVENMHTIVSLLVQDCGVAFLYQAAVRQEIESGLLRQIPLADFEMEHDFTFLWNKDSVFSEYYADVCGELKTCE, translated from the coding sequence ATGCTGGATTTTAGGATAAAGACATTTTTAAGCGTATGCAAATACATGAACCTCACCTACGCCGCGGAAGAGCTGCACATCACGCAGCCGGCTGTATCGCAGCAGATACGTTACCTGGAAAAACTATACGGCGTCAGGCTGCTGGTCCGAGAGGGGAAAAAAATAAAGCTGACCCCCGCGGGAGAGGTCCTTCTCTCGACGATGACGCTGCTGCGAAACGACGAGAACGCGATGATCAAGCGCATGCGGCAATACAACGAAAAGAAAAAGGCCCTGATATTCGGTGTGACCCTTACGATCGGCGAATATGTTATCGTTTCGCCTCTGGCGCAGTATCTTAAAAAACATCCCGAGACGGACATCCATATCAAATATGGCAACACCTCCCTGCTTTTGGAGCACCTTCGCGGCGGCGAGATTGACTTTGCGCTTGTGGAGGGCTATTTCAAATCGCACGACTACGACACGCTGCACTACCGGACGGAAAAATATATCCCTGTCTGCGCGGCGGGGCACCGCTTCATAAAAGATGTAAAAACGCTGAGCGACCTGCTGCCGGAAAGACTCCTAGTCAGGGAACAGGGCTCGGGAACGAGAGACATCCTGGAAAAAAACCTGGAGACCCGTAACCTATCCATCCCGGACTTCTCTCACCTCGTCGAAGTGGAAAACATGCACACTATCGTCAGTCTTCTGGTCCAGGACTGCGGCGTCGCCTTCTTATATCAGGCCGCGGTCCGCCAGGAAATAGAAAGCGGCCTGCTGCGGCAAATTCCCCTTGCGGACTTTGAAATGGAACATGACTTTACCTTCCTCTGGAACAAGGACAGCGTCTTCTCCGAATACTACGCGGACGTCTGCGGCGAATTGAAGACGTGCGAGTGA